A stretch of Alkalicella caledoniensis DNA encodes these proteins:
- the fmt gene encoding methionyl-tRNA formyltransferase, with amino-acid sequence MRIIFMGTPDFAVPTLKKIHENKHEIVAVVTKPDQKRGRGKKVTFSPVKEFALEIGVDVLQPEKIKGNTEFINKVKDLKPDVIVVVAYGKILPPEILNVPPFGCINIHGSLLPEYRGAAPIHWALVHGKKKTGITTMLMDSGMDTGDMLLKKEIEIENNDDVLSLHIKLSEIGASLLIDTLKMIEEKNITPIKQDENAATYAPMISKDMGKLDWGLPTNELYNLIRGLNPWPGCFSYLGGERLKIHKAEILDLDQKQLQQQECIASPGIITNLTFEGIIVSTGDGQILLKTVQPPSKPKMDASSFANGYKIKIGDKFEYNI; translated from the coding sequence ATGAGAATTATTTTTATGGGTACGCCTGATTTTGCCGTGCCAACATTAAAAAAAATACATGAAAACAAACATGAAATTGTTGCCGTTGTAACAAAACCAGATCAAAAAAGAGGCAGGGGGAAAAAAGTTACTTTTTCTCCCGTAAAAGAATTTGCTTTAGAAATTGGAGTGGATGTTTTACAGCCGGAGAAAATTAAAGGTAATACAGAGTTTATTAACAAAGTTAAAGACCTTAAGCCAGATGTCATTGTAGTTGTGGCATACGGTAAGATTCTTCCTCCTGAGATATTAAATGTGCCTCCATTTGGATGTATAAATATTCACGGCTCTTTGCTACCTGAATATCGAGGTGCAGCACCTATTCACTGGGCTTTGGTCCACGGAAAGAAGAAAACAGGTATTACTACGATGCTGATGGATTCAGGTATGGATACAGGAGATATGCTATTAAAGAAAGAGATAGAAATAGAAAACAACGACGATGTACTTTCACTACATATAAAATTATCAGAAATAGGAGCATCTCTACTCATAGATACATTAAAAATGATAGAAGAGAAGAACATTACTCCTATCAAGCAAGATGAGAATGCAGCAACTTACGCTCCCATGATATCAAAGGATATGGGTAAACTTGATTGGGGACTTCCAACCAATGAGTTATACAACCTTATTAGAGGTTTAAATCCATGGCCAGGTTGTTTTAGTTATCTAGGTGGTGAAAGGTTAAAGATACACAAAGCAGAAATCTTAGATCTAGACCAAAAACAATTACAACAACAAGAATGTATAGCTTCACCTGGAATAATAACTAACTTGACTTTTGAAGGTATAATTGTTAGTACTGGGGATGGTCAAATACTACTAAAAACTGTTCAACCACCAAGTAAACCAAAGATGGATGCATCTTCTTTTGCCAATGGTTATAAGATAAAGATAGGAGATAAATTTGAATACAATATATAA
- the rsmB gene encoding 16S rRNA (cytosine(967)-C(5))-methyltransferase RsmB — MNIRSYCLEALIKVDKDKAFSNLVVKEYLDKYSFSSEDKGYFTNVVYGVITHKKYLNFLLSKYVKRPHKQQYWLKNLLMMSTYEIYFLSTPHFAITSEAVNIAKKRGGGAKGSFVNGVLRSIIRDKGKVIIPTDDNIKYLSLKYSLEEWMIEEFEGIFTDSTELEEFCASLNNKLPLTLRVNTLKTTKEELTQTLTKMGVEANDSPFVKDAVVLQKHVPVKTLKPLLDEGLCVVQDQGSILVAEILDPRPDPDERVLDMCAAPGGKSTHMAQLMDNKGMITSCDIHEHKLKLIEDLALRLGVSNIEAKKIDGTHAQEIFEKEYFDKILLDAPCSGLGVITNKPDIKWNKSIEDISEIAKIQKKLINNAATLLKPNGVLVYSTCTVTKQENEDIIASFLKENDKFRLDTQRRLYPHRNNCHGFYIAKLIREGE, encoded by the coding sequence ATGAATATTAGGAGCTACTGCCTAGAAGCACTAATAAAAGTTGATAAAGATAAAGCATTTTCGAATTTAGTAGTGAAGGAATATTTAGATAAATATTCCTTCAGCTCTGAAGACAAGGGTTATTTTACCAATGTTGTTTATGGAGTTATAACCCACAAAAAATATTTAAATTTTCTTTTGTCTAAGTATGTGAAAAGGCCACATAAACAACAATATTGGTTGAAAAACCTATTAATGATGTCAACCTACGAAATATATTTTTTAAGTACACCCCACTTCGCTATCACATCAGAAGCTGTGAATATAGCTAAAAAGCGTGGAGGTGGTGCAAAAGGAAGTTTTGTAAACGGTGTTTTACGTAGTATAATAAGGGACAAGGGTAAAGTTATTATACCTACAGATGATAATATAAAGTATTTAAGCTTAAAATACTCCTTAGAAGAATGGATGATTGAAGAATTTGAAGGAATTTTTACAGACAGTACGGAACTTGAAGAGTTTTGCGCTAGTCTAAACAACAAACTGCCGTTGACATTACGGGTTAACACCCTTAAAACAACTAAGGAGGAGCTAACTCAAACACTTACGAAGATGGGTGTAGAAGCAAATGACTCTCCTTTTGTGAAAGATGCGGTAGTTTTACAAAAACATGTACCTGTTAAAACTTTAAAGCCTTTACTTGACGAGGGGCTTTGTGTAGTACAAGATCAAGGCTCTATTTTGGTGGCTGAAATTTTAGATCCTCGTCCTGACCCTGATGAGCGTGTTTTAGATATGTGTGCGGCCCCTGGAGGGAAAAGCACACATATGGCACAGCTTATGGATAACAAAGGGATGATAACCAGCTGTGATATTCATGAACATAAGCTAAAACTCATAGAGGACTTGGCTTTAAGGTTAGGAGTATCAAATATTGAAGCTAAAAAAATAGACGGTACCCATGCTCAAGAAATCTTTGAGAAAGAATATTTTGATAAGATACTGTTAGATGCACCTTGTAGTGGATTAGGAGTAATCACTAACAAACCAGATATTAAGTGGAATAAAAGTATAGAAGATATAAGTGAGATAGCAAAAATTCAAAAGAAACTTATAAACAATGCTGCTACTCTACTTAAGCCAAATGGTGTTTTAGTTTACTCTACTTGTACTGTGACAAAACAAGAAAATGAGGATATAATTGCTAGTTTTCTTAAGGAAAATGACAAATTTAGACTGGATACACAAAGAAGACTCTACCCCCATAGGAATAACTGTCATGGATTTTATATAGCAAAATTAATAAGAGAAGGTGAATAA
- a CDS encoding zinc metallopeptidase — protein sequence MFFFDQGYIVFVLPAMLFAFYAQGKVKSAYNKYARVASKRGYTGKDVARGLLDSMGLYDVDVEITGGNLTDHYDPKARKVRLSRDVYNGSSLAALSIAAHETGHARQHAESYFFLTFRNNFFPLARIGSTMAMPLVIAGFFFGGNLLLMDIGIALFSFAVIFQIITLPVEFNASTRAMAMLAEGNYIYPEEERGSKAVLDAAALTYVAATAVALAQILRLLLLRNSRRN from the coding sequence ATGTTTTTCTTTGATCAAGGATATATTGTTTTTGTTTTGCCTGCTATGCTGTTCGCTTTTTATGCCCAAGGAAAGGTTAAAAGTGCTTATAACAAGTACGCCCGTGTAGCCTCGAAACGTGGTTACACTGGTAAGGATGTAGCAAGAGGCCTGTTAGACAGTATGGGGCTTTATGATGTGGATGTTGAAATAACAGGTGGAAACTTAACAGACCATTATGATCCAAAGGCAAGAAAAGTAAGGCTATCAAGGGACGTGTATAACGGATCATCTTTAGCAGCCCTAAGCATAGCCGCCCACGAAACCGGTCATGCAAGACAACATGCTGAAAGCTACTTTTTCTTGACTTTTAGGAATAACTTTTTCCCACTAGCTCGAATTGGAAGCACAATGGCTATGCCTTTAGTTATAGCGGGTTTTTTCTTTGGTGGTAATTTGCTTTTGATGGATATTGGTATAGCTCTATTTAGCTTTGCCGTTATCTTCCAAATAATCACTTTGCCAGTTGAATTCAACGCTTCTACTAGAGCCATGGCAATGCTAGCGGAAGGAAACTATATCTACCCTGAAGAGGAAAGAGGCTCAAAGGCGGTACTTGATGCTGCAGCTCTGACATATGTGGCAGCTACTGCTGTGGCTTTAGCACAAATACTAAGGTTATTACTTTTAAGAAATAGTAGAAGAAATTAA
- the def gene encoding peptide deformylase: protein MTVRKVLNDSHPLLRKRSKEVQNIDEEIIELLDDMVETMDDYNGIGLAAPQVGVLKRVIVVKISEESELIELINPKIVKEKGQHRDVEGCLSIPGIYGEVTRATQIVVEGLDRNGKRRKFRASELLARALQHEIDHLNGVLFIDKVEKYVEN from the coding sequence ATGACAGTGAGAAAAGTGTTAAATGATAGTCATCCTCTGTTAAGAAAGAGGTCAAAGGAAGTTCAAAACATAGATGAAGAGATAATTGAGTTGTTAGACGATATGGTTGAAACAATGGATGATTATAACGGGATTGGTTTGGCTGCTCCTCAGGTAGGTGTTCTAAAAAGGGTTATAGTTGTTAAAATCTCTGAAGAATCTGAACTTATTGAGCTGATTAATCCTAAGATTGTTAAAGAAAAGGGCCAGCATAGGGATGTTGAAGGTTGTTTAAGCATTCCAGGGATTTATGGTGAAGTGACAAGGGCAACTCAAATAGTTGTAGAAGGCTTAGACAGAAATGGTAAGAGGAGAAAATTCAGAGCCTCTGAGCTTTTAGCAAGAGCCCTTCAGCATGAAATAGATCACCTCAATGGTGTACTATTTATTGATAAAGTAGAAAAATATGTAGAGAATTAG
- a CDS encoding DUF116 domain-containing protein: MNTIYKKRIFIVLMILTVVVLMATMLIFWLGVNNDILAIKLIIWFVVALIIAFVSLFCLGTLMLVQGIFLKSKFAFFNPVIKGSIKMLYPLVMMFCKLLKLDEMQIKGSFIEINNQLLLNNKVKYLPEEILVLLPHCIQNASCTHKITHDIENCTQCGKCQIKDILIMSKKYKINVLVATGGTIARRKIKELKPKAVMAVACERDLTSGIIDCEPLPVIGVINIRPNGPCFNTGVNLDEFKIGLESLLKEEI; encoded by the coding sequence TTGAATACAATATATAAAAAACGTATATTTATCGTATTGATGATCCTAACAGTAGTTGTTTTAATGGCAACTATGCTAATTTTTTGGTTAGGGGTTAACAATGATATACTGGCAATAAAGCTTATTATTTGGTTTGTGGTGGCTTTAATAATAGCTTTTGTTTCTCTATTTTGCTTAGGGACCTTAATGTTGGTTCAAGGTATTTTTCTAAAATCTAAATTTGCCTTCTTTAACCCCGTAATCAAAGGGAGTATAAAGATGCTATACCCTCTAGTTATGATGTTTTGTAAGTTGTTGAAGTTAGATGAAATGCAAATAAAAGGTTCCTTTATTGAAATCAACAATCAACTGTTGTTAAACAATAAGGTTAAGTACTTACCTGAAGAAATACTTGTACTATTACCCCACTGTATACAAAACGCATCATGTACACATAAAATAACCCATGATATTGAGAATTGTACACAATGTGGAAAATGCCAAATAAAAGATATATTAATAATGTCAAAAAAATATAAGATCAATGTTTTAGTTGCCACGGGTGGAACCATCGCAAGGAGAAAAATTAAGGAACTAAAACCAAAGGCTGTTATGGCTGTGGCCTGTGAACGAGATTTAACCAGTGGTATCATAGACTGCGAACCACTACCTGTAATAGGAGTCATAAATATTAGACCAAATGGCCCATGTTTTAACACAGGTGTTAATTTAGATGAATTTAAAATAGGCTTAGAGAGCTTATTAAAGGAGGAGATATAA
- the rlmN gene encoding 23S rRNA (adenine(2503)-C(2))-methyltransferase RlmN: MINVVGLTRDQLAEKMAPYVSQKFRIKQIEEWIYKKQVNNFMEMTNLPQKLREDLSNNFMIGEAIIKDKQVSKDGTKKFLFKFKDLSSVETVLMEYNHGLSICVSTQVGCKMGCVFCNSGSEGFQRNLSSSEIIEQVWQVQRITNKRIGNIVLMGIGEPLDNYDNVMKFIRFVNDESTFNIGIRNITLSTSGIVPAIYKLADEGFGLTLALSLHAAEDEKRREIMPISKRYTVSEIITACKYYVEQTGRRMTIEYTLIKDFNDSEKDAFNLAKALSGLLCNINLIPVNNSFNKELEKSSDKVIEKFQKVLRDIGFTTTIRRELGSDIDAACGQLRKKN; this comes from the coding sequence ATGATAAATGTAGTGGGTTTAACAAGGGATCAATTAGCAGAAAAAATGGCTCCTTATGTCAGTCAGAAATTTAGGATAAAGCAAATAGAAGAGTGGATATATAAGAAACAAGTTAATAATTTCATGGAAATGACGAACTTACCCCAAAAATTACGTGAGGACTTAAGTAATAACTTCATGATTGGTGAAGCAATTATAAAAGATAAACAAGTATCTAAAGATGGTACCAAGAAGTTTTTGTTTAAGTTTAAAGACCTGAGCAGCGTGGAAACTGTACTAATGGAATATAATCACGGACTAAGCATCTGCGTATCCACACAGGTTGGGTGTAAAATGGGTTGTGTGTTCTGCAACTCAGGTTCCGAGGGATTTCAAAGAAATCTTTCATCTAGTGAAATAATTGAACAGGTTTGGCAAGTTCAAAGAATTACCAATAAGAGAATAGGAAACATTGTTCTTATGGGTATAGGAGAGCCCCTAGACAATTATGATAATGTAATGAAATTCATTAGATTTGTCAATGACGAAAGTACCTTTAATATCGGCATAAGAAATATAACTTTATCAACATCGGGTATAGTACCGGCCATTTATAAGCTTGCTGATGAAGGTTTTGGTCTTACCTTGGCATTATCTTTACATGCAGCTGAAGATGAAAAAAGACGAGAAATAATGCCTATATCTAAAAGATACACAGTTTCTGAAATCATAACAGCGTGCAAATACTATGTAGAGCAAACTGGTAGGAGAATGACTATAGAGTATACACTAATAAAGGATTTTAATGATTCAGAGAAAGATGCGTTCAATTTAGCAAAGGCCCTTTCAGGTCTTCTTTGTAATATTAATTTAATACCTGTAAATAATTCATTTAATAAGGAACTGGAAAAAAGCAGTGATAAAGTTATAGAAAAATTCCAAAAGGTATTGAGGGATATAGGTTTTACCACAACTATAAGAAGGGAATTGGGTTCGGACATTGATGCAGCTTGTGGACAATTGCGTAAGAAGAATTAA
- the rsgA gene encoding ribosome small subunit-dependent GTPase A: protein MVKALSGFYYVKVPNEPVFECRARGKFKKNNIKPVVGDLVEIQAIGNGQGVIEIILPRKNCLVRPSVANIDQLMVVFAATSPEPDFLLMDRLTVLAEKNKLFVTICITKTDLDDRNNFNKVVGRYSNTDYNIIGLSNKLNRGIEDIKDVLAGKLSTLSGPSGVGKSTLINTINPNFKLNVGDVSIKTKRGKHTTTHCELLEVIEDGFVVDTPGFTSLELEGISEYELAKYFPDFNKFNNCQFVSCAHENEELCGVKDAVKSGELSKERYKNYLLLLQEVRENGGKYR, encoded by the coding sequence ATTGTAAAAGCATTGAGTGGCTTTTATTATGTTAAAGTTCCTAATGAGCCAGTATTTGAATGTAGAGCCAGAGGGAAATTTAAGAAAAATAATATTAAGCCTGTGGTGGGTGACTTAGTAGAAATTCAGGCCATTGGCAATGGCCAGGGGGTTATTGAAATAATACTGCCCCGAAAAAACTGTCTTGTAAGACCAAGTGTTGCAAATATAGATCAACTTATGGTGGTTTTTGCAGCTACAAGCCCTGAACCAGATTTTTTATTAATGGATAGGCTGACAGTGTTGGCAGAAAAGAACAAATTATTTGTTACAATCTGTATTACTAAAACTGACTTAGATGATAGAAATAATTTCAATAAAGTAGTTGGGAGATATTCTAACACAGACTATAATATAATTGGTCTATCAAATAAGCTAAATAGAGGGATTGAAGATATAAAAGATGTTTTAGCAGGAAAGTTATCTACCCTATCTGGACCATCTGGAGTAGGGAAATCTACACTTATTAATACCATTAACCCTAATTTTAAGCTAAATGTTGGAGATGTGAGTATTAAAACAAAAAGGGGTAAGCATACAACTACCCATTGTGAGCTTTTAGAAGTTATAGAAGATGGCTTCGTTGTAGATACTCCAGGCTTTACTTCCCTGGAGCTAGAAGGTATATCTGAGTATGAATTAGCCAAATACTTTCCTGATTTTAATAAATTTAACAATTGTCAATTTGTGTCATGTGCACATGAAAATGAAGAGCTATGCGGAGTTAAAGACGCAGTTAAATCAGGCGAACTAAGTAAAGAACGCTATAAAAATTATCTCTTGTTGTTACAAGAAGTAAGAGAAAATGGAGGAAAATATCGATGA
- a CDS encoding Stp1/IreP family PP2C-type Ser/Thr phosphatase, giving the protein MVRIAAKTHTGLVRENNQDSLCYGESSLGTYLIIADGMGGHNCGEHASKLAVSLLKEKLINSEIIQLKTSIAQVNEEIYQFSEKNETCKGMGTTLTVALVRNGVLNLGHVGDSRAYVLRDNELCQLTTDHSFVQGLLDNGQITQEEAENHPQKNILTQALGTSPDVEIQSLSQKLEPNDIILLCTDGLTNLVTNDEISQVLQENTVEDSAEALLEKALERGATDNITMIIAMIEEVN; this is encoded by the coding sequence GTGGTGAGAATTGCTGCCAAAACCCATACTGGTTTAGTTCGGGAAAATAATCAAGACTCTTTGTGTTACGGAGAAAGTTCCTTAGGTACATACTTAATAATTGCCGATGGTATGGGTGGTCATAATTGCGGTGAACATGCTAGTAAACTGGCAGTATCATTATTGAAGGAAAAGCTTATTAATAGTGAAATTATTCAATTGAAAACATCCATCGCCCAGGTAAACGAAGAGATTTACCAATTTAGTGAGAAAAATGAAACTTGCAAGGGTATGGGAACAACTCTAACTGTAGCTCTAGTCCGTAATGGGGTGTTAAACCTTGGACATGTGGGGGATAGCAGGGCTTATGTTCTCAGGGATAATGAACTGTGCCAGCTAACCACAGATCACTCATTTGTACAAGGACTCCTAGATAATGGGCAGATTACTCAAGAAGAGGCTGAAAATCATCCCCAAAAAAATATACTTACTCAAGCATTGGGAACATCCCCTGATGTTGAAATCCAGTCTTTGAGTCAAAAACTAGAGCCCAATGATATCATTTTATTATGTACAGATGGGTTGACCAATTTAGTAACCAACGATGAAATATCTCAGGTGCTACAGGAAAATACTGTAGAAGATTCCGCAGAAGCTCTATTAGAAAAAGCCTTGGAAAGAGGAGCCACTGATAATATAACAATGATTATAGCAATGATTGAGGAGGTGAACTGA
- the pknB gene encoding Stk1 family PASTA domain-containing Ser/Thr kinase: protein MIGRKLANRYQIIEKIGGGGMALVYKARCTLLNRIVAVKVLRPQFAHDEEFVKRFRREAQASASLSHPNIVGVYDVGQEKSNYYIVMEYVDGMTLKEFITSKGFIEPREALAIASEVADALSHAHENSIIHRDIKPHNILLTQSKKVKVTDFGIAKAITSNTVTAQNTGSIMGSVHYFSPEQAKGNYTGEQSDIYSLGIVMYEMLTGQLPFDGESPISIAIKHIQENVKPIREIKEDIPDDIADIVEKCLQKNKDSRYNSVNELNDDISTWLKLGKVDVEFSLEDNSQHTQIFGADSGTRVFNKNDDKKDETTKPKKMKKPAIIAALVIGLLAIGILGFFGIRSLLHVPDVTVPNVEGLPLREAIEILKEHGLNYTLAEEVFHASIPSNYVVYQSPIPNNKVKRGREIQLTLSGGPEYVSVPEVLGLDERQARLNIEQVGLEVSFANEHSESIEAGKVTRQTPLGGNLLKGETVTVYISSGPRLVEIPRLVGLTIEQATEALRNINVSVRFVQWEEEQGNAPTGVVVRHSHQNQTEIQPGTSLDLTVKPVAEKSKTLKVNNSAVQENYELKIIVSTDLGGEKTFYQEIVDPLEGDITINVKYYGQGEIRVYRDNNLIETVSVN from the coding sequence ATGATAGGACGAAAACTTGCCAATAGATATCAAATAATAGAAAAAATTGGTGGTGGGGGTATGGCTTTAGTATATAAAGCTAGATGTACACTGCTAAACCGTATAGTGGCCGTAAAAGTTTTGCGTCCCCAGTTCGCCCACGATGAAGAGTTTGTTAAGAGGTTTAGAAGGGAAGCTCAAGCCTCTGCAAGCCTCTCACATCCAAACATTGTAGGAGTTTATGATGTAGGCCAAGAAAAATCAAACTATTATATTGTCATGGAATATGTTGACGGCATGACTCTTAAAGAATTCATAACAAGTAAAGGATTCATAGAGCCTCGGGAAGCCTTAGCAATTGCCAGCGAAGTTGCAGACGCACTTTCTCATGCCCATGAAAACTCCATAATTCATAGGGATATCAAACCTCATAATATATTGCTTACGCAATCCAAAAAGGTAAAGGTAACAGATTTCGGGATAGCTAAGGCCATTACATCCAACACTGTTACTGCCCAAAACACAGGGTCTATAATGGGGTCTGTTCATTATTTTTCTCCAGAACAAGCTAAAGGAAACTATACAGGTGAACAATCAGATATTTATTCTTTAGGTATAGTAATGTATGAGATGCTAACTGGGCAACTTCCTTTTGATGGGGAAAGTCCTATTTCCATTGCCATTAAACATATCCAAGAAAATGTTAAGCCCATTAGGGAAATTAAAGAGGATATTCCTGATGATATTGCAGATATTGTTGAAAAATGCCTGCAAAAAAATAAAGATAGTAGATACAATAGTGTAAATGAGCTAAATGACGATATTAGTACTTGGCTTAAATTAGGTAAAGTCGATGTTGAGTTTTCTTTAGAAGATAATTCACAACATACTCAAATATTTGGAGCAGACTCTGGTACTAGGGTCTTCAATAAAAATGATGATAAAAAAGATGAAACAACTAAACCAAAAAAAATGAAAAAACCTGCTATAATTGCAGCATTGGTTATCGGGCTATTAGCCATTGGCATACTGGGTTTTTTTGGAATAAGAAGTTTATTACATGTGCCTGACGTTACAGTGCCCAATGTTGAAGGTTTACCCCTTAGGGAAGCAATTGAAATATTAAAAGAACATGGTCTAAATTACACGTTAGCTGAAGAAGTATTTCATGCCAGCATCCCTTCGAATTATGTGGTTTATCAAAGCCCTATTCCCAATAACAAAGTCAAAAGGGGTAGAGAAATACAGCTGACACTAAGTGGTGGTCCAGAGTATGTTTCAGTACCAGAAGTATTGGGGTTAGACGAAAGGCAAGCTAGGCTTAATATCGAGCAGGTAGGCTTAGAGGTTAGTTTTGCAAATGAGCACAGTGAAAGTATCGAAGCCGGTAAAGTTACTCGCCAAACACCACTAGGTGGTAATTTACTTAAAGGGGAAACTGTTACGGTGTATATAAGCTCAGGCCCTAGACTAGTTGAGATTCCAAGGCTAGTAGGTCTTACAATTGAGCAAGCAACAGAAGCTTTAAGAAATATAAATGTATCAGTGAGATTTGTTCAATGGGAAGAGGAACAAGGGAATGCTCCTACAGGTGTTGTTGTAAGGCACTCACATCAAAATCAAACGGAGATTCAGCCGGGTACTTCCTTGGACTTAACTGTAAAACCTGTAGCTGAAAAGTCTAAAACATTAAAAGTTAATAATTCAGCTGTTCAAGAAAACTATGAACTTAAAATAATTGTCTCAACTGATTTAGGTGGTGAGAAAACTTTCTATCAAGAGATAGTTGATCCGTTAGAGGGAGATATCACCATTAATGTTAAGTATTATGGTCAAGGAGAGATCAGGGTTTATAGAGATAATAATCTTATTGAGACCGTTTCAGTTAACTAA
- the rpe gene encoding ribulose-phosphate 3-epimerase yields MTIIAPSLLAADILNLEADVKMLETSGADWLHIDVMDGAFVPNINFGPGVVESLRKVTNLTLDVHLMIEKPERYIEDFCKAGADYITVHAEATNHLDRTLQLIKSYDVKAGVVLNPATDINVVRYVLDKLDMILLMSVNPGFGGQQFIEATYQKLEDLTNMIKGTNIKIQVDGGVNSDNAPKLVRKGATVLVAGSYILKHQNPKEAIQLLKRP; encoded by the coding sequence ATGACTATTATAGCTCCATCACTTTTAGCAGCCGATATACTAAACTTAGAAGCAGATGTAAAAATGTTGGAAACAAGTGGGGCAGATTGGCTCCATATTGATGTTATGGATGGAGCATTTGTCCCTAACATAAACTTCGGGCCTGGGGTTGTAGAATCATTGAGAAAAGTGACAAACCTTACTTTGGATGTACATTTAATGATAGAAAAGCCAGAAAGATATATTGAGGACTTTTGCAAGGCTGGTGCTGACTATATTACAGTACATGCTGAGGCTACCAACCATCTAGATAGGACTTTGCAGCTTATAAAATCATATGATGTTAAGGCTGGGGTTGTACTGAACCCTGCAACTGACATTAATGTGGTTAGGTACGTGTTAGACAAGCTCGATATGATTTTATTGATGTCTGTAAACCCAGGCTTTGGTGGACAACAGTTTATTGAAGCAACTTACCAAAAGCTAGAAGATTTAACTAATATGATTAAGGGAACTAATATAAAAATTCAGGTAGATGGAGGCGTTAACTCAGACAATGCTCCTAAGCTAGTAAGAAAGGGAGCTACTGTCTTAGTTGCGGGATCATATATCCTTAAACACCAAAATCCAAAGGAAGCAATACAATTACTAAAGCGCCCTTAA